From the genome of Streptacidiphilus rugosus AM-16, one region includes:
- a CDS encoding SAVMC3_10250 family protein, with the protein MPGQVDERGKGWRGPRISKVNAKGPVGIGEFQVRTADPSAPAQPRGDLARVIRYFDRMKLPLASYDAAAVEAGEWVRFDARLNCTTIEPNWSGANGPVLFFWQPEALVGAAQSGMVLHGSPKHLLGAHQADAAVPARHFRISPLFSVPLWRLLQHEGRQRPEPGGQATEGAVRLIRQLGADLPSGLAGRMSGLARVSFRLDVEGRDVVFASPLYVARGHGRSGAAV; encoded by the coding sequence ATGCCGGGTCAAGTTGACGAGCGGGGCAAGGGGTGGCGGGGACCACGCATCAGTAAGGTGAACGCGAAGGGCCCCGTGGGCATCGGCGAGTTCCAGGTCAGGACGGCCGACCCGTCCGCTCCGGCGCAGCCGCGCGGGGATCTGGCGAGGGTCATTCGCTACTTCGATCGAATGAAACTGCCACTGGCCTCGTACGACGCCGCAGCGGTCGAGGCAGGCGAGTGGGTGCGCTTCGACGCGCGCCTGAACTGCACCACGATCGAACCGAACTGGAGCGGGGCCAACGGCCCGGTGCTCTTCTTCTGGCAGCCGGAGGCCCTCGTGGGGGCGGCCCAGTCCGGCATGGTGCTGCACGGCTCCCCGAAGCATCTGCTCGGTGCCCACCAAGCGGACGCGGCAGTCCCTGCCCGCCACTTTCGGATCTCGCCGTTGTTCTCGGTTCCCCTTTGGCGCCTCCTGCAGCACGAAGGGCGACAACGTCCGGAGCCCGGCGGGCAGGCCACCGAAGGTGCCGTCAGGTTGATCCGCCAGCTCGGGGCTGATCTGCCATCCGGACTGGCGGGCAGGATGAGCGGTCTCGCGAGAGTGTCGTTCCGGCTCGACGTCGAGGGGCGTGACGTGGTCTTCGCCAGTCCTCTGTACGTGGCGCGCGGCCACGGCCGGTCCGGGGCTGCCGTATAG
- a CDS encoding Gfo/Idh/MocA family protein, with protein MTTPSPLRVGLLGTGPWASHVHAPSLSAHRDVAFAGVWGRRPDAAQALADRHAVKVYASPAELIADVDAVAFALPPAVQAPLAVEAARAGRHLLLDKPVATDPAEARAVAEAARRHEVASVVFLTLRFGAQESEWIAEQARTGGWFTAHAEWLGSVFAAGSDSPYADSPWRREKGALWDVGPHVLSVLLPVLGEVSTLAARRGPGDTVLLTLHHVGGAAGTVALSLTAPPAAAGVEVTLRGTGGVTSLPPRAGGAERPYRRAIDALLESVRTGTAHPCDVHYGLRLTELLAAAEASLAQNGAAVSTTGSGASAAGAR; from the coding sequence ATGACGACCCCCAGTCCCCTGCGCGTCGGGCTCCTCGGTACCGGCCCCTGGGCCTCCCACGTCCACGCCCCCTCCCTCTCGGCGCACCGCGACGTCGCGTTCGCGGGGGTCTGGGGCCGCCGCCCCGACGCTGCGCAGGCCCTGGCCGACCGGCATGCGGTCAAGGTCTACGCGAGCCCCGCCGAGCTGATCGCCGACGTCGACGCCGTGGCCTTCGCCCTGCCGCCGGCCGTGCAGGCCCCCCTCGCCGTCGAGGCGGCGCGTGCCGGACGCCACCTGCTGCTCGACAAGCCGGTGGCCACCGACCCCGCGGAGGCCCGCGCCGTGGCCGAGGCGGCGCGGCGGCACGAGGTGGCGAGTGTGGTGTTCCTGACGCTTCGCTTCGGCGCGCAGGAGAGCGAGTGGATCGCCGAACAGGCGCGCACCGGCGGCTGGTTCACCGCGCACGCCGAGTGGCTCGGCTCGGTGTTCGCGGCCGGCAGCGACAGCCCCTACGCCGATTCGCCCTGGCGGCGCGAGAAGGGGGCGCTGTGGGACGTCGGACCGCACGTGCTGTCGGTGCTGCTGCCCGTCCTCGGCGAGGTCTCCACGCTGGCCGCCCGACGCGGCCCGGGGGACACCGTCCTGCTCACCCTGCACCACGTCGGCGGCGCGGCCGGCACCGTCGCCCTGAGCCTCACCGCACCGCCCGCCGCGGCCGGCGTCGAGGTGACTCTCCGCGGCACCGGCGGGGTGACCTCGCTCCCGCCCCGCGCCGGAGGCGCCGAACGCCCCTACCGGCGGGCGATCGACGCCCTGCTGGAGTCCGTGCGCACCGGCACCGCCCATCCCTGCGACGTGCACTACGGCCTGCGCCTGACCGAGCTCCTCGCCGCCGCCGAGGCCTCCCTGGCGCAGAACGGCGCTGCCGTGAGCACGACCGGCTCCGGTGCCTCGGCCGCCGGGGCGCGCTGA
- a CDS encoding PH domain-containing protein, with protein MAVLLLLLTLTFRGAWTKVDAAGISLTHTGLGRARLLPWQDIAGVQINHFRTQSGIGRNVKVVLRDGRRRTLPMLLDGYVGPDPDLDRKVEEIRDRMSHYGSLPAPESAAPVPAVVESAVSRGNARLRRWTWRYLAPAAALMILIFGSLDAVPAWSAHLGAGKHGTFTATQVDCRRTCTWTGDFTSDDGADVRSGVVLGSGGKVHQVGDQIPAVDTGDRVDVYPRGGGDDWIAVSGSTLVGAVVLAVWVWTVPLRSVRERKRATGPVPGI; from the coding sequence ATGGCGGTCCTGCTGCTCCTGCTGACGCTGACCTTTCGCGGAGCGTGGACGAAGGTCGACGCGGCCGGGATCAGCCTCACGCACACGGGGCTGGGCCGGGCACGTCTCCTGCCCTGGCAGGACATCGCCGGCGTTCAGATCAACCACTTCAGGACGCAGTCCGGGATCGGGCGGAACGTCAAGGTCGTCCTCCGCGACGGCAGACGCCGCACGCTGCCGATGCTGCTCGACGGGTATGTCGGCCCGGACCCCGACCTCGACCGCAAGGTCGAGGAGATCCGGGACCGGATGAGCCACTACGGTTCGCTCCCCGCACCCGAGAGCGCTGCGCCGGTTCCGGCCGTGGTGGAGTCGGCCGTGTCCCGTGGCAACGCGAGGCTGCGGAGATGGACGTGGCGGTATCTCGCGCCGGCTGCCGCGCTCATGATTCTGATCTTCGGCAGCCTGGACGCCGTGCCCGCGTGGTCGGCGCATCTGGGGGCCGGAAAGCACGGCACGTTCACCGCCACCCAGGTGGACTGCCGTCGGACCTGCACCTGGACGGGCGACTTCACCTCGGACGACGGAGCCGACGTCCGGTCAGGGGTCGTTCTCGGCAGCGGTGGGAAGGTCCACCAGGTCGGCGATCAGATCCCCGCCGTGGACACCGGCGATCGGGTCGACGTCTACCCGCGGGGCGGTGGCGACGACTGGATCGCCGTCTCCGGGAGCACCCTGGTGGGGGCGGTGGTTCTTGCCGTCTGGGTCTGGACCGTGCCGCTGCGGTCGGTGAGGGAGAGGAAGCGCGCTACGGGGCCGGTGCCGGGAATCTGA